The Arthrobacter zhaoxinii sequence CCACCTCCACCTTCTTCATCCTGATGGACGCGGGCGTGGGCCTCGGCCCGCTGCTGCTGGGTGCGCTCCTGCCGTTCACGGGCTTCCACGGAATGTACTGGGTGCTCGCCGCCGTCCTGCTGGCGTCCACCGTGCTCTACTACTTTGTGCACGGCCGGAAGAACTACCGCCCCGGCACACCGGTGGAGTAAGCCCCCGGGTGTTCCGGCCGGCTGACACGGTAACCTCTTTCCCACACGGCTCCGTCAAGGGAAAGCAGCACCATGGCACGCGAGGAAACCACCCTGACCGTCCCCGGCCCGGAAGGGGATCGGCAGGTCCGCATCTCCAGCCCCGGCCGGGTCATCTGGCCTGATCCCGGCATCACCAAACTGGATCTGGCCCGTTATTTCGCGGAAGTCGGTGATGCTTTCATCCGGGCCAACGGCGGGCGGCCCGTCTCGCTGGAGCGGTTCCCGGAGGGCATCGGCGGGGAAGTCTTTTTCTCCAAGAACCCGCCGCGCGGCATGCCGGACTGGATGCGCTCGGTCACCGTCACGTACCCCAGCGCCCGGTCGCACCCGCAGGTGGTGCTGGACGAGCCGGCCGCCGCGGTGTGGGCCGCGCAGATGAACACGGTGGTGTTCCATCCCTGGCCCTCGCGGGCGGACAACACGGACAACCCGGACCAGCTGCGCATTGACCTGGATCCCCAGCCGGGCACGGACTTCGACGACGCCGTCCGGCCGGCCCAGGAACTGCGGTCCATCCTGGCCGAGGCCGGATTGGAGGCGTTCATCAAGACCTCGGGCAACCGCGGCATCCACCTGTTCGCCCCGATCCGGTCGGACTATGAATTCCTGGACGTCCGGCACGCCGTCATCGCCGCGGCCCGGGAGGTGGAGCGCCGGATGCCGGACAAGGTGACCACGGCCTGGTGGAAGGAAGAACGCGGCGAACGCGTGTTCGTGGACTTCAACCAGGCCAACCGTGACCGCACCATGGCCGGCGCCTACAGCCCCCGGGCACTCCCGAACGCACCCGTCTCCTGCCCCGTCGCGTGGGAGGAGCTGGAGCGGGTGCATCCTGCAGACTTCACCATGCAGACGGTTCCGGAGCGCCTGCGGACTATAGGGGATCCCTGGGCGGACATGGCCGCCCGGCCGGGGTCCATCGACGTCCTGCTGGGCTGGTGGGAGCGGGACCTCGCCAACGGGCTGGGCGAGCTGCCCTTCCCGCCGGACTATCCGAAGATGCCGGGGGAGCCGCCCCGGGTCCAGCCCAGCCGGGCCCGCCGGAAGGATTAGGCCTTCTGCACCGTGATCGACCACTCGGCCGGGCCGCGCTTGGAGAAATCCGTGACCGGGTAGCCGCTCTCGGCTGCCCAGCGCGGAATCGCATCCGTGGCCTGGGTGCAGTCAAAGTGGATGACGAGTTCGTCGCCGTTCGTCAGCGTTGTCATGGCCTGCTTGGCCTCCACGAGGGGGAAGGGGCAGACGGATCCGTTGGTTTCCAGGGTGACCTGTGCCATGGTGTGTTTCCTTTTCTAGCTTGGAGGGGATTAGACGCCGGCGGGGACGCGTGCGGAGGCAGGCGCCGGCCGGCGGTTCATGATGGTGAGCTTCGCGGCGACGCCGGTGCCGAGGATCATGAAGATCAGCGCGGTCCAGCCCTGGAAGGTGAACTGGGCAGTCTGCACCATTGCGTTGCCGATGGTGCAGCCGCCGGCCAGCGCTGCGCCGATGCCCATCAGGGCACCGCCGCCGAGGCTCTTTACTGCCGTGGCGGCGTCGGGCACCCGGACCCGGAATTCGCCGCTGCCCTTGGCTGCAATGAAGGAGCCGAGCAGGATGCCGATGACCAGGTACACGCCCCAGTCCACCAGTTCCGCATCACCGGTCACCAGGTAGCTGACCAGCTTGGAGGACGGGGTGGTGATGCCCAGGCCGTCCTCACGGCCGGTGGCCCAGCTCAGCGGCCACGCAGCCGTGGCGATAAGGCCGATGACGACGGCGGTGGCGAAGGCGTTCCACGGCTTTTCAAACAGAAGGTGCGCCAACCCGGTCTTCGATGCCGGCAGGGCCGCCATTGTGAATTTGGGCTTGGCCAGGTGATGCCGGACGGCCAGCGCCACGGCCGCCACGAGCACCGCCACCAGCAGCCACGGTGAGATTCCCAGGACGGAGTAGAAGTTGCTCTGCTCCACGGTGACGGACCGCATGGCCGTGTTGAAGCCGGCCAGGGGACCGGTCTTCATGACCGCGGCGAACAGGGCGTAGGAGATCAGTGCGAGCCAGCTGCCGACCAGGCCTTCGCCGGCGCGGTAGTAGGTTCCGGTGGCGCATCCGCCGGCCAGCACGATGGCGAAACCGAAGATGAAGCCGCCCACGATGGTGGCCAGCCAGGGAAATGCCTCGGCCTGCAGGGTGATGATGCCTGCGGCGTCCAGCGCGAAAACGCCGACGCTCTGCACGGCCACCACCACGAGGAAGGCGGTGAGCCATCGGGTATTGCGCGTGACCCAGACGTCCCGGAAGGCGCCGGTGACGCAGAATCTGCCGCGCTGCATAACGAACCCGAGCGCCAGCCCGACCAGCAGGCCTGAAATAAGCATGGAAACTGCTCCTAGGGGAAAAGAGGATTCCGCGGCAGGATGCCGCGGCTATGCAACGCTAGTTGGGCCGGTTTCCCGCCGCCAAGGAATGTGGCCCAGCATGTCTGCGGGTTAAGCCGCGTGACGGCGGGCTGGACGAAGGACGGTCCGGGATGCACCGTTGCCCGCTTCGCTGGTCCGGCCGGTCCCCGCTGCCCGTGCCATGGCCGGAGAAGGGACGCGGTGGCAGAATCGGAGGGCAGGCAGCACAACCGGCAGCCAGGACGCGATGTCGACCATCACAGTGGTGATCCCCTCCCATAACGACGCCGCCATGCTTGCCGCCTGCCTGCGGGCGGTGGCCCGGCAGACCCGGCCGCCGGACGAGGTGCTGGTGGTGGACAACGCCAGCACCGACGCGACGCCGGATGTCTGCCGGGCGGCGGGAGTCCGCAGGATCTACGAGCCGGAGGTGGGGGTTGCCTCCGCGACCTTCCGCGGCTTTGATGAGGCGCGCGGGGAATGGCTGGCTCGGCTGGACGCTGATTCGGTGCCGCCGCCGCACTGGCTGGCACGGCTGGAGGCGGACCTCCTCGCCGCGGGGGAAGACACCGCGGTGACCGGACCGGGGGAGTTCTACGGTTCCGGCCCGGTGATCCGGTGGATAGCCCAAACCCTCTACATCGGCGGCTACCGCTGGTCCATGACCCTGCTGCTGGGACATCCGCCCCTCTTCGGCTCCAACTTCGGCCTGCACCGCAGCATGTGGAACCGCTTGCGGGGCCGGGTGCACCGGGGTAATCCCCGGGTGCATGATGACCTCGACCTCTGTTACCAGCTCCGTCCCGGGATGCGGGTCCGCTGGGACCGGGACCTGCGCGTGGGTGTCTCGGCCCGGCCGTTTGGTACGTGGCGGGGGCTGGGCCGGCGGCTGGCCATGGCCTACGCCACCTTAAGGGTCGACTTCGAGCAGGAGCCGCCGTGCCGGCGCAGGCGGGACCGGCTCCGCGGCTTCAGGCGGCGGAACCGAAAAGGCGCAGCAGGTCGCGCGTGAACTGGTAGGGCGATTCCTCGCTGGGGCTGTGCCCGCTGCCGTAGGCGGCAAACGACGCACCGATATCGGCGGCAAAGTCCCGGTGCAGCCGCAAGGGCCAGACATCATGCTCGCCGACGGCCACGAACTTCGGCACGCCGGCAGCGGCCAGCGGGGTCCGCAGGTCCGGGGCATGGCGCATCAGTCCCACCATGTCCCGGATCGAATCCTTCCGGGTCAGCGTGAACCGGTGGGCAACCAGCGCCATCCGCCCGGGGGACGCATGGATGAAATTGCGCTGCACACCCCAGACAATCAGGTCGGCACTGATCCTGTCTCCGACCAGGGGAGAAGCCCAGCCGATGCGGCTCACCCCGCGGAAACTCTGCCCGCCCCGGGGCGGGCAGCCGAGCAGGGTGATGCTGCGGAACAGGTCCGGCCGCTGGAGCAGTGTCAGCTGGGCAACGATGCCGGCAAAGGAATAGCCGACCACGTGGGCCGGGCCGTAGGCGGACAGCACTGCCGCGAGATCGCCCGTGAACAGGGCGTAGTCGTACCGGGGGCGCGGCGGGCACAGGTGCTCCGGGCCGGCGTCGGCGGATTCGTACTGGCCGGCAAGATCGAAGGTGAAGGCGAAATACCCTGCAGCTGCAAGCTCCGGCAGCATCAACGAGAAGTCCTCCTTTGACCCCATGGCTCCGGGCACGAGGACCACCGCAGGCCCGCCCGGGTCTCCCATGCTCACGGCAGCCAGCGGCCCGCTGGGGGCCGGGAACCGCGAACGGACCGCACCGTCCGGAAGTGCGAACCAGTCGACGTCGCCCAGTTCCGCGTCGCGGAGGGCTGCAGGATCCGCCGTCGCGGGCGGTACGGTGCGTCCCCTGCCGGGAGACCCTTTGCCAGCGAACCTCCCGCGTATCACCATGGCTAAAAGATAACCGTCAAACCATTTGCCGTCGCCTGTTCCGGTGCCCCGGACCGCGGTGTCCGGCCATTTGCCCGGGACGCGGACCGGCGGGTCTGCTGCCGTCCGCCGCCGCGGTAGAATTCCTTTGCCTGCCCCGAAATCCCCCTACTCAGGAGCCGACGTTGCCCGCAAAGCGTAACCCCAACAAGTTCGTCTATCGAGGCATCGTATTTACGGGCCTCACTGCCCGCAGCCTCTTCAGGGTTCCCGTGATCCCCTCCGGCCTGGAGAACCTTCCCGCCCACGAAGACATCCGCGGCCTGAACCGCGCCGTCGTCCCCGGCAAGGGGGCAGTAGTGGCCATCACGCACTTCGGGTACCTGGACTTCGCGTTTGCCGAGCTGCTGATGTGGCGGAAGCTGAAGGTCCACATGCGGTTCCTCGTCACCAAGAAGGCCACCAAAAAGAAGTTCGTCAAGGCCGTCTGCGACTGGTGTGAGCACATTGTGGTGGACCGTGCCGACGGGGCAGCAGCCTACAAGGAGTCCGTGGAAAAGCTGCGCGGCGGCGATTACCTGGCGGTCCTGCCCGAGGCAGGCGTCAGCCGCAGCTTCACCGTGCGGCAGCTGAAGACCGGCGCCGTGCGCATGGCCGCCGAGGCCGGCGTCCCGATCATTCCGGTATCCGTCTGGGGCGGCCACCGCATGCTGACCCGCGGGCACGGCCTGAGCATCAAGGCCGCCTGGAAAAACCCGGTGCGCGTGCACGTCGGTGAAATCATGCGCATCGAAAAGGATGCCGACGTCGTCGCAGAGACCCGCCGGCTGCAGGAGGAACTGCAGGAGGGAATTGATTACTGCATCGATACCTACCCCGTGACGCCCGAACCCGGTGCGTGGTGGATGCCGCGGAGCCGCGGCGGCAGCGCCATGGGCGTGGAGGAGCAGCAGGTCCTCGACGCCGCGGACCGCGAAAAGTACAAGATCACGGGTTAACGCCGGGGACATAACAACGGCAGCCGCAGGTGCGGCTGCCGTTGCTGTTGGTGGACGGGTTAGGCGAGCGAGTCCAGGGCTTCGGCCACCGGCGTCGAGCCGTTGTTGAACTCGATGGTTTTTCCGGCGGTTTCGGGGCGTTCGAGGACTTCGGCCGCCACGTGGGCAACGTCCTCACGCGAAACGGATCCGCCCTCCACACCGGCGCCGGTTTCAATCCGGCCCGTGCCGGGATCCAGGGTCAGCGCGCTGGGGCCGAGAATGGTCCAGTTCAGGCGGCTGGCACGCAGGTGCTCGTCGGCGTCGGCCTTGGCCTCTGCGTAGGCAAAGAAGCCGTCGTCTTCGGGAACACCGTGGTCCTTGCCGGCACCGAAGTAGGAAACCATCACATAGCGGTCCGCTCCGGCTGCTTCCGCGGCGTCCATGGAACGGATCGCGGCGTCGCGGTCCACGGCAAAGGTGCGTTCGGGAGTACCGCCGCCGGCACCGGCGCTCCAGACGACGGCGTCCTGGCCGCGGAGCAGTTCCGTGATCTGCTCCGTGGAGAGGTTTTCGACGTCGGCCACCACGGCCGCTGCGCCGGTCTGTTCAACTTCGGCTGCGTGGTCCGGGTTGCGGAAGAGCGAGGTGACGCTGTGGCCCTTGTCGCTGAGCCGGCGGGCCAGGTGCAGGGCTACTTTTCCGTGGCCTCCGATAATGGCGATGCGGGACATATTGCACTCCTTCAGTTGATAGCGGTTCTTCCACCATAAGCATGCTGTCCTTTTTTTGCCGGGATTCCGCCCGGCGTCCGCCGAGGGCTTAGCTGACGGCGGCGAATAGCACCGCAGGGATGGCGGCGGGCTCCGGGGCGTGCTTATGATCGCGCAGGGCGCCTAAACCTCGGAAGGAACACTGTGGC is a genomic window containing:
- the ligD gene encoding non-homologous end-joining DNA ligase, encoding MAREETTLTVPGPEGDRQVRISSPGRVIWPDPGITKLDLARYFAEVGDAFIRANGGRPVSLERFPEGIGGEVFFSKNPPRGMPDWMRSVTVTYPSARSHPQVVLDEPAAAVWAAQMNTVVFHPWPSRADNTDNPDQLRIDLDPQPGTDFDDAVRPAQELRSILAEAGLEAFIKTSGNRGIHLFAPIRSDYEFLDVRHAVIAAAREVERRMPDKVTTAWWKEERGERVFVDFNQANRDRTMAGAYSPRALPNAPVSCPVAWEELERVHPADFTMQTVPERLRTIGDPWADMAARPGSIDVLLGWWERDLANGLGELPFPPDYPKMPGEPPRVQPSRARRKD
- a CDS encoding sulfurtransferase TusA family protein → MAQVTLETNGSVCPFPLVEAKQAMTTLTNGDELVIHFDCTQATDAIPRWAAESGYPVTDFSKRGPAEWSITVQKA
- a CDS encoding YeeE/YedE family protein; its protein translation is MLISGLLVGLALGFVMQRGRFCVTGAFRDVWVTRNTRWLTAFLVVVAVQSVGVFALDAAGIITLQAEAFPWLATIVGGFIFGFAIVLAGGCATGTYYRAGEGLVGSWLALISYALFAAVMKTGPLAGFNTAMRSVTVEQSNFYSVLGISPWLLVAVLVAAVALAVRHHLAKPKFTMAALPASKTGLAHLLFEKPWNAFATAVVIGLIATAAWPLSWATGREDGLGITTPSSKLVSYLVTGDAELVDWGVYLVIGILLGSFIAAKGSGEFRVRVPDAATAVKSLGGGALMGIGAALAGGCTIGNAMVQTAQFTFQGWTALIFMILGTGVAAKLTIMNRRPAPASARVPAGV
- a CDS encoding glycosyltransferase family A protein, whose translation is MSTITVVIPSHNDAAMLAACLRAVARQTRPPDEVLVVDNASTDATPDVCRAAGVRRIYEPEVGVASATFRGFDEARGEWLARLDADSVPPPHWLARLEADLLAAGEDTAVTGPGEFYGSGPVIRWIAQTLYIGGYRWSMTLLLGHPPLFGSNFGLHRSMWNRLRGRVHRGNPRVHDDLDLCYQLRPGMRVRWDRDLRVGVSARPFGTWRGLGRRLAMAYATLRVDFEQEPPCRRRRDRLRGFRRRNRKGAAGRA
- a CDS encoding alpha/beta fold hydrolase, with the translated sequence MVIRGRFAGKGSPGRGRTVPPATADPAALRDAELGDVDWFALPDGAVRSRFPAPSGPLAAVSMGDPGGPAVVLVPGAMGSKEDFSLMLPELAAAGYFAFTFDLAGQYESADAGPEHLCPPRPRYDYALFTGDLAAVLSAYGPAHVVGYSFAGIVAQLTLLQRPDLFRSITLLGCPPRGGQSFRGVSRIGWASPLVGDRISADLIVWGVQRNFIHASPGRMALVAHRFTLTRKDSIRDMVGLMRHAPDLRTPLAAAGVPKFVAVGEHDVWPLRLHRDFAADIGASFAAYGSGHSPSEESPYQFTRDLLRLFGSAA
- a CDS encoding lysophospholipid acyltransferase family protein, giving the protein MPAKRNPNKFVYRGIVFTGLTARSLFRVPVIPSGLENLPAHEDIRGLNRAVVPGKGAVVAITHFGYLDFAFAELLMWRKLKVHMRFLVTKKATKKKFVKAVCDWCEHIVVDRADGAAAYKESVEKLRGGDYLAVLPEAGVSRSFTVRQLKTGAVRMAAEAGVPIIPVSVWGGHRMLTRGHGLSIKAAWKNPVRVHVGEIMRIEKDADVVAETRRLQEELQEGIDYCIDTYPVTPEPGAWWMPRSRGGSAMGVEEQQVLDAADREKYKITG
- a CDS encoding SDR family oxidoreductase; translated protein: MSRIAIIGGHGKVALHLARRLSDKGHSVTSLFRNPDHAAEVEQTGAAAVVADVENLSTEQITELLRGQDAVVWSAGAGGGTPERTFAVDRDAAIRSMDAAEAAGADRYVMVSYFGAGKDHGVPEDDGFFAYAEAKADADEHLRASRLNWTILGPSALTLDPGTGRIETGAGVEGGSVSREDVAHVAAEVLERPETAGKTIEFNNGSTPVAEALDSLA